The following DNA comes from Oscillospiraceae bacterium.
TCAAAACTGCTCTTTCTGCCATTTGAAATTCCTCCATAAACATGCTATGATTATTTCGTTTTATACTTCTTTATTTTACCAGAATCCTGCAAAAAGACAAGGGGGAAACATTTCATGGCAGCCATTTCCTTTGTTCCGGCGGCACCGACCGAGCTGCCGCGCCTGGCCGCACTGGCAAAGCCGATTTGGGAAGACTGCTTTACCCCAATCATCGGCAAAGAGCAGGTGGCCTATATGGTCAGGCTCTTTCAGTCGCTGCCCGCGCTGCGCCGGCAGACGCAGCAGGAAAATTACCAATACTACTTTATACAGCTTGGCGGCAAAGACCTGGGCTACACCGGCGTACAACCGGACCCCCGCGGCGGCTTGTTTTTAAGCAAGCTTTACCTCAAAGCAGAGGCCCGCGGGCGCGGGTACGCGCGGCAGGCTTTCTGCTTTTTATGCGGCCTTGCAAAAGAACAGGGCCTGTGCCGCATCTGGCTGACTGTCAATAAACACAACGCACAGGCCATTGCCGTGTACGAGCACCTCGGTTTTGTGCGCACTGACGCAGTCGTCACCGACATCGGCGGCGGCTTTGTGATGGATGACTACATCTATTCGTTTTCCATTTCTCATTCTTAGGAGGTTTTCATGCAGTACCCGAAAGCAGTTCTATTTGATTATGGCATGACTTTGTGTACCGAACCCGCTCCGCGTATCGAAAAAGGCTACGCCGCCCTGCTGCAGCACGCCGTGGCAAATCCGCGCGGCATTACTGCCCCGCAGCTGATGGCCTTTGCCCAAAAAGCGAAAGCTGACCTTGGCTGGAACCTGCCGGAAGACACCCAGCCGCTGGAAACCTGGTATCTTTCGCTGCAGCGCTACTACCTAGAGTCCCTGGACATCACGCTGGACCTTTCCCCCCTGCAGGCAGAGGAACTTTATTGGGACATCTGCTCCCCGGCAACACCCGCACCCTACATTCAGCAGGTACTGAAAGCGCTGCAGCTGCGCGACATTCCCCTTGGCGTAGTCAGCAACCTGTGCTTTACCGGCGCAACCCTGGAGCGCCGCCTGCACGCCTGCTTCCCCAGCGACCCATTCCGCTTTATCCTGGCAAGCAGCGAGTATGCTTTCCGCAAACCGCAGCGCCGCTTTTTTGAGCTGGCCCTGCACAAAATGGGCACCACAGCCGACGAAACCTGGTTCTGCGGCGACAATCCCATCTGCGATATCGATGGATCCGCCGGCGCAGGCATGCGCTCTTTCTGGTACCGCTGCGGCGATGATTTCGACATCTGCCCAAGACAACCCAAAAATCCCTGCACCCACCTTTCCGACTGGCGGCAGTTTGCCGCGCTTTTTGCGTAAAACCGACCACGACACCCGAAACCGAAAAGGAGCCTACGATGGAAGATTCGAAAATTTGTCCTGCCTGCAGCGCAAAAAATCCTGCGGCTGCCAACTTCTGTGAGCAGTGCGGCACCGCCTTTTCACCCGCCGGACAACCGGCCGGCGCACCGCAATCTGCCGGACAGCCGGCCGGCGCACCGCAATCTGCCGGACAGCCGACTGACGCACCGCAATCTGCCGGACAGCCGACCGGCGCACCGCAAACTGCCGGACAGCCGACTGACGCACCGCAATCTGCCGGACAGCCGGCCGGCGCACCGCAATCTGCCGGACAGCCGACTGACGCACCGCAAACTGCCGGACAGCCGGCCGGCGCACCGCAGCAGCCTTATTATCAGCAGCCCTGCCAACAGCCGGGCTACACCTATGGCCGGCAGCCACGTTCCTATTTCTACGGCCGGCAGCCACGCCGCCGGGTTTCTCAGTATCCTTTAGGGCAGGTTGGGCGTCCTTTCGGCCTGTTTGACGGTACCTTTACCCCCGGCAGCATCACCCCTGTCCGCAACCGCATTGCCGCGGCAGTCCTGTGCCTGCTGGTCGGTCCCTTTGGCATTCACAAATTTTACACCGGCCAGTGGGGCAGCGGCGCCGTATCTCTGTTTTTGCTGCTTACCCTCGCCTGGACCGGCTGGATCTGGGGCATTCTGTACGCCGTTTCTTTAGCGGAAGCGATCTTGCTCTTTACCATGTCGGACCGGGACTTTGAAAACAAGTATCACGTGCGGGCACAGTAAGCCCGCCTGCAGAAGGCGTCTGCCCGAATCGGTGCAGGCGCTTCTTTTCCCCGCAGAGCGCGCCCCGTGTGCCTTGCGTTTCTTTCTGAATAATGGTATACTTTGAATGCTTTTATGAAGCAGAAATAAGAATTTTCGGCGGGTCTGCTGCAGCTGCCAGCGCCTGCCCCCAAAAGAAGGACATGGCTGTATGAAACTAGGCATTGTGGGGCTGCCGAATGTCGGCAAAAGCACCCTTTTCAACGCAATCACCAACGCGGGCGCACAAAGCGCCAACTATCCTTTTTGTACCATCGAGCCAAATGTCGGCATCGTTGCGGTGCCCGACAAGCGCCTGGACAAATTGGCCGAAATGTACCACCCGAAAAAATACACCCCGGCGTCAGTTGAGTTTGTCGACATTGCCGGCCTGGTCAAGGGCGCCAGCAAAGGCGAGGGCCTTGGCAACAAATTCCTTGCAAATATCCGCGAAGTAGACGCCATTATCCACGTTGTGCGCTGCTTTGAAAACGACGACATTGTGCATGTGGACGGCAGCATCGACCCTGCCCGCGATATTGAAACTATCCAGGTGGAGCTGATTCTTTCCGACCTTGAGGTCTTGGAGCGCCGCATCGACAAAACCAAAAAACAGCTGAAAGCCGACAAAAAGTATCAGGTCGAACTGGACTTTTTTGAGCGCGTGAAAAATGTGCTCGACAACGGCCAGCCCGCGCGCAGCGTTTCCTGCACAGAGGACGAGGCCGCGCTGCTCTCTACTGTCAATCTTCTGACCAACAAGCCGGTCCTTTACGCCGCCAACATGAGCGAAGACGACTTTAAAAACGGCATTGAAGCCAACAAATACTACCAGACCGTAAAGGAGATTGCCACCAAAGAGCACGCCGGCGTGCTGCCTATCTGCGCCGAAACCGAAGCCGAAATTTCCGGCATGGAGCCGGACGAAAAGGAGCTCTTCCTTTCCGACATGGGGCTGGCAGAAAGCGGCCTCGACCGCTTTATTCGTGCATCGTACTCCCTTTTGGGGCTCATCAGCTTTCTCACTGCCGGCGAGCCAGAGGTGCGCGCGTGGACCATTAAAAAAGGCACCAAGGCGCCGCAGGCCGCCGGTAAGATTCACTCTGACTTTGAGCGCGGCTTTATCCGCGCCGAGGTCGTGCCCTACACCGAGTTGGTCGCCTGCGGCGGCATGGCCGCCGCCCGCGAAAAAGGCTTAGTGCGCAGCGAAGGCAAAGACTACGTTATGCAGGACGGCGATGTTGTGCTGTTCCGCTTTAATGTTTAAATCTTTCCTGCTCTGCACAGGCTAGTATGATCTGCCATTTATGCGGAAATTTCCGCAATCTATTATAAATGGGATCTTTAAAGGAGGAGATCGTCATGGAATTCAAAGGAAGCAAAACAGAAGCAAATCTTGCCGCCGCATTTGCCGGCGAAAGTCAGGCCCGTAACAAATACACCTACTACGCCAGCAAGGCGAAAAAAGAAGGATACGAGCAGATTGCCGCTATCTTTGAAGAGACCGCAAACAACGAAAAAGAACATGCAAAGCTTTGGTTTAAGCTGCTGCACAACGACGACATTCCCTCTACCGAGGCAAACCTGGCGGACGCTGCCGCAGGCGAAAACTACGAGTGGACCGAAATGTACAAAGAATTTGCAGACACAGCCGACGCCGAGGGCTTTAAAGCCATTGCCGCAACCATGCGCCGCATTGCCAGCATCGAAAAGACGCATGAAGAGCGCTATCGCAAGCTGCTCGCCAACCTGAAAGAGGACATCGTCTTTAAGACGGACGACGAAAACACCGTATGGGTCTGCCGCAACTGCGGTTACATCTATGTCGGCAAAGAAGCACCAAAGGTATGCCCTGCATGTAAACACCCGCAGGCTTACTTTGAGCGCCGCGCAGTCAACTACTGATTTGGCTTTTCCGTTTTCACCGGAAAGGAAACACAAAAGCTCTTTGGCTTTTCAAAAAGCCGGGGAGCTTTTTCCCATTCTGTACAAAATTTTGTTTTCATGCGGCAAATCAAAGAAAACCAGCCCTTTTGGCAAAAGGATTTTAAGATTTACCTTGAAAAACAAAGAAAAACTCTTTATAATGGCAATACGGGCAAAGACGCTTGGAGAAAATTCCATGCGTCTTTTTTTTATGAAAATTTTGGTGCACATGGCTGATTCTGCTCTGCCGCACAGCCGGCTGCCTGTGCCAAAACCTATGGAGGGTGACGAATCCATGCATCTTACGCCGAAAGAAACCGATAAACTAATGCTCCACTTTGCCGGTAACCTGGCAAAAGAACGAATGGGCCGGGGCCTAAAATTAAACTACCCCGAGTCCATTGCACTCATCAGCTCTGAGCTGATGGAGCGCGCAAGAGACGGGGAAAGCGTTGCGCAAATCATGCAGGACGGCCTGCATATCCTCACCCGCGCCGATGTGATGGAGGGCGTGCCGGAAATGATCCGCGAGGTGCAGATTGAAGCAACTTTTCCCGACGGCACCAAACTTGTGACGGTGCACAACCCAATTCGTTAGGAGGGCAAAACAGATGATACCAGGAGAAATGATAACCTGCAGCGGCAGCATTACGCTGAATGCCGGGCGCCCAACCGCGCAGCTGACCGTGGTCAACACCGGCGACCGGCCCGTGCAGGTGGGCTCCCATTTCCACTTTTTTGAGGTCAATCGCGCGCTGCGCTTCGACCGAAAGGCAGCGTACGGTATGCGGCTGGACATTCCGTCCGGCACAGCAGTGCGGTTTGAGCCGGGCGAAGAAAAGACCGTCAGCCTGACTGCCATTGGCGGCAGCAGGCGGGTGTATGGACTCAACAGCCTGACCTGCGGCGCTCTTGACGACAACGACGTGCGCAAAGCTGCACAGGAGCGCGCAGCCAAATTCGGTTTTCAGGGGGCCACAAAATGAGCTGTGAAATTACACGAAAAGCATACGCGGATATGTACGGCCCGACTGTTGGCGACAAGGTGCGCCTTGCCGACACCAACCTTTTTGCCAAAGTGGAAAAAGACGCGGCCGTTTACGGCGATGAA
Coding sequences within:
- a CDS encoding GNAT family N-acetyltransferase translates to MAAISFVPAAPTELPRLAALAKPIWEDCFTPIIGKEQVAYMVRLFQSLPALRRQTQQENYQYYFIQLGGKDLGYTGVQPDPRGGLFLSKLYLKAEARGRGYARQAFCFLCGLAKEQGLCRIWLTVNKHNAQAIAVYEHLGFVRTDAVVTDIGGGFVMDDYIYSFSISHS
- a CDS encoding HAD family hydrolase translates to MQYPKAVLFDYGMTLCTEPAPRIEKGYAALLQHAVANPRGITAPQLMAFAQKAKADLGWNLPEDTQPLETWYLSLQRYYLESLDITLDLSPLQAEELYWDICSPATPAPYIQQVLKALQLRDIPLGVVSNLCFTGATLERRLHACFPSDPFRFILASSEYAFRKPQRRFFELALHKMGTTADETWFCGDNPICDIDGSAGAGMRSFWYRCGDDFDICPRQPKNPCTHLSDWRQFAALFA
- a CDS encoding NINE protein — its product is MEDSKICPACSAKNPAAANFCEQCGTAFSPAGQPAGAPQSAGQPAGAPQSAGQPTDAPQSAGQPTGAPQTAGQPTDAPQSAGQPAGAPQSAGQPTDAPQTAGQPAGAPQQPYYQQPCQQPGYTYGRQPRSYFYGRQPRRRVSQYPLGQVGRPFGLFDGTFTPGSITPVRNRIAAAVLCLLVGPFGIHKFYTGQWGSGAVSLFLLLTLAWTGWIWGILYAVSLAEAILLFTMSDRDFENKYHVRAQ
- the ychF gene encoding redox-regulated ATPase YchF; the encoded protein is MKLGIVGLPNVGKSTLFNAITNAGAQSANYPFCTIEPNVGIVAVPDKRLDKLAEMYHPKKYTPASVEFVDIAGLVKGASKGEGLGNKFLANIREVDAIIHVVRCFENDDIVHVDGSIDPARDIETIQVELILSDLEVLERRIDKTKKQLKADKKYQVELDFFERVKNVLDNGQPARSVSCTEDEAALLSTVNLLTNKPVLYAANMSEDDFKNGIEANKYYQTVKEIATKEHAGVLPICAETEAEISGMEPDEKELFLSDMGLAESGLDRFIRASYSLLGLISFLTAGEPEVRAWTIKKGTKAPQAAGKIHSDFERGFIRAEVVPYTELVACGGMAAAREKGLVRSEGKDYVMQDGDVVLFRFNV
- a CDS encoding rubrerythrin family protein; translated protein: MEFKGSKTEANLAAAFAGESQARNKYTYYASKAKKEGYEQIAAIFEETANNEKEHAKLWFKLLHNDDIPSTEANLADAAAGENYEWTEMYKEFADTADAEGFKAIAATMRRIASIEKTHEERYRKLLANLKEDIVFKTDDENTVWVCRNCGYIYVGKEAPKVCPACKHPQAYFERRAVNY
- the ureA gene encoding urease subunit gamma, whose protein sequence is MHLTPKETDKLMLHFAGNLAKERMGRGLKLNYPESIALISSELMERARDGESVAQIMQDGLHILTRADVMEGVPEMIREVQIEATFPDGTKLVTVHNPIR
- a CDS encoding urease subunit beta, which translates into the protein MIPGEMITCSGSITLNAGRPTAQLTVVNTGDRPVQVGSHFHFFEVNRALRFDRKAAYGMRLDIPSGTAVRFEPGEEKTVSLTAIGGSRRVYGLNSLTCGALDDNDVRKAAQERAAKFGFQGATK